One region of Seriola aureovittata isolate HTS-2021-v1 ecotype China chromosome 15, ASM2101889v1, whole genome shotgun sequence genomic DNA includes:
- the taf1 gene encoding transcription initiation factor TFIID subunit 1 isoform X2 translates to MSDSDSDEDQDRPFSLTGFLFGNINEDGQLEDDSVLDNESKKHLAGLGTLGLGSLITEITANEDGDQEENRDSSSVDAEGWVKSTEDAVDYSDISEVAEDETKKYRQAMGSLKPSRKTDDEDDYDADCEDIDSKLMPPPPPPSLPTSAKKDESSSQTTTVGEEGDGIILPSIIAPSSTADKVDFSSSSDSESETDRPGQGSGVGGSPDRLNLPLAGIMQKDAAKALPSVTELFPEFRPGKVLRFLRLFGPGKSMPSVWRSARRKKKRKHRDAQPGTPPPEGEPTEQNQEKKSGWIYEYATPPPPEQCLSDDEITMMAPVESKFSQTCGDGDKETESRPKVAEWRYGPAQLWYDMLGVPEDGSSFNYGFKLKDEQSSEPQIQETPKEITETVQEFQRQDDSNDDGDNHDNDDGDEDRAALENELFLMVTQLQWEDDIIWNGEDVKHKGTKTQRASLAGWLPSSMTRNANAYNAQQGLSRSNSQLVPPTPPPMPKISSISGSKREKNNHDNQGEFIFGSKSSQEEDCPWFSIFPIDNEELVYGRWEDNIIWDDQEMDHMLIPPVLTLDPNDENIILEIPDEKEETTSHSPSKENKKENAIKKSRILLGKTGVIKDEPQQNMSQPEVKDPWNLSNDEFYYPKQQGLRGTFGGNIIQHSIPALELRQPFFPTHMGPMKLRQFHRPTLKKYSFGALAQPGPHAVQPLLKHIKKKAKMREQERQASGGGDMFFMRTPQDLTGKDGDLILAEYSEEYAPLIMQVGMATKIKNYYKRKPGKDPGAPDCKYGETVYCHTSPFLGSLHPGQLLQAFENNLFRAPIYLHKMPETDFLVLRTRHGYYIREIVDIIVVGQECPLFEVPGPNSKRANTHIRDFLQVFIYRLFWKSKDRPRRIRMEDIKKAFPSHSESSIRKRLKLCADFKRTDRNLSRDRDFYAYYGFYPEGMDSNWWVLKPDFRLPTEEEIRAMVSPEQCCAYYSMLVAEQRLKDAGYGEKSFFAPEEENEEDFQMKIDDEVRTAPWNTTRAFISAMKGKCLLEVTGVADPTGCGEGFSYVKVPNKPTQQKDDKEPQPAKKTVTGTDADLRRLSLKNAKQLLRKFGVPEEEIKKLSRWEVIDVVRTMSTEQARSGEGPMSKFARGSRFSVAEHQERYKEECQRIFDLQNKVLESTEVLSTDTDSSSAEDSDFEEMGKNIENMLQNKKTSSQLSREREEQERKELQRMLMGEESDRDNKGRKERRKGLSSSLSTSSHKDDDTSSVTSLNSSATGRRLKIYRTFRDEDGKEYVRCETVRKASVIDAYTRIRTTKDDEFIRKFALFDEQHREEMRKERRRIQEQLRRLKRNQEKDKIKGPPEKKAKKVKERPDLKVKLKCGACGAIGHMRTNKFCPLYYQTNAPPSNPVAMTEEQEEELEKTVIHNDNEELIKVEGTKIVLGKQLIESADEVRRKSLVLKFPKQQLPPKKKRRVGSAVHCDYLNKPHKAIHRRRTDPMVTLSSVLESIINDMRDHPNTYPFHTPVNAKVVKDYYKIITRPMDLQTLRENVRKRMYPSREEFREAVEVIVKNSATYNGAKHPITQVAQSMLDLCDAKLKEKEDRLVRLEKAINPLLDDDDQVAFSFILDNIVTQKMMVVPDSWPFHHPVNKKFVPDYYKVIVNPMDLESIRKNISKHKYQNRDAFLSDVSLIHTNSIKYNGPDSPYTKTALDIVNVCKQTLAEYDEHLTQLEKDISTAKEAALDAADLESLDPMTPGPYTPQPADLFDSGASGSLPREPSSLFSEGPLVVAPEKRGGQGRHSRRPGEEESDVDIEGFEEEDDGKPKTPAPAEDAEGDLEDEDDEEEMLLPPRRRVHDQEEEEEEEEDDEGRSNRPAQASVLYQDLLMSDGEDDASEEEGDNPFSSIHLSESGSDSDREVDVRPPPPRRAQETARMGMEQDESMMSYDGDGPDEPHMEDSNVSYGSYEETESRSQMQPSSMGNGEEYGISEEEEEDEEDEARRRGPAVLSQVQLSEDEESEEFRSIGGDSDMDSDN, encoded by the exons ATGTCAGACTCTGACAGTGACGAGGATCAAGATCGACCATTCTCTCTAACGGGCTTCCTCTTCGGAAACATCAACGAAGATGGGCAGCTAGAGGATGACAGTGTTCTGGACAAT GAGTCCAAAAAGCATCTGGCTGGTTTGGGTACTCTGGGTCTGGGCTCACTCATTACAGAGATTACTGCTAATGAAGATGGTGAtcaggaggaaaacagagactCTAGTAGTGTGGATGCTGAAG GTTGGGTGAAAAGCACTGAGGATGCAGTTGATTATTCTGACATCAGTGAGGTTGCTGAGGATGAGACAAAGAAGTACCGTCAGGCCATGGGGTCTTTGAAGCCCAGCAGGAAAACAG ATGATGAGGATGACTATGATGCTGACTGTGAGGATATAGATTCTAAGCTTAtgccacctccaccaccaccaagtCTCCCTACATCTGCTAAGAAAGATGAATCCTCCTCTCAGACCACAACTG TCGGGGAAGAGGGCGATGGCATCATCTTGCCCTCAATTATTGCACCATCCTCTACGGCTGATAAGGTTGActtcagcagctcctctgacTCTGAGTCAGAAACGGACCGTCCCGGCCAGGGCTCCGGGGTCGGAGGATCCCCAGACAGGCTCAACCTCCCTCTTGCTGGCATCATGCAGAAGGATGCTGCCAAAGCACTGCCAAGTGTCACAGAGCTTTTCCCAGAGTTTAGGCCTGGAAAG GTGCTTAGGTTCTTAAGGCTGTTTGGTCCTGGAAAGAGCATGCCATCAGTCTGGAGGAGTGCCCGTAGGAAGAAGAAACGGAAGCACCGGGACGCTCAGCCTGGCACACCTCCTCCAGAAGGAGAGCCCACAGAGCAAAACCAGGAGAAGAAGTCTGGATGGATTTATGAGTATGCAACTCCTCCACCACCAGAGCAATGTCTCTCTGATGATGAG ATAACCATGATGGCTCCAGTAGAATCTAAGTTCTCACAAACTTGTGGTGATGGGGACAAGGAGACCGAGTCTCGACCTAAAGTAGCAGAATGGAGATATGGTCCAGCCCAGCTCTGGTACGATATGCTAGGCGTCCCAGAGGATGGAAGCAGTTTCAACTATGGCTTCAAGCTAAAAGATGAGCAGTCCAGTGAGCCTCAGATTCAGGAAACACCTAAAGAAATAACCGAGACTGTTCAGGAG TTTCAGAGGCAGGACGACAGCAATGATGACGGTGATAatcatgataatgatgatggagatgaggaCAGAGCTGCCCTTGAGAACGAGCTCTTCCTGATGGTTACTCAACTGCAATGGGAGGATGATATTATCTGGAATGGGGAGGACGTAAAACACAAGGGTACAAAGACTCAGCGAGCCAGCCTGGCAGGATGGCTACCTTCTAGTATGACACGCAACGCCAATGCTTACAATGCTCAGCAGG GGCTGTCAAGAAGTAATTCGCAATTGGTGCCACCTACACCTCCACCCATGCCCAAAATTTCTTCAATCTCTGGCTCAAAGcgggaaaaaaacaaccatgATAATCAAGGTGAATTTATTTTTGGGTCAAAAT CCTCTCAGGAAGAAGACTGTCCTTGGTTCTCCATTTTTCCCATTGACAATGAAGAGTTAGTTTACGGACGCTGGGAAGACAACATTATTTGGGATGACCAGGAGATGGATCACATGCTCATACCACCTGTTCTCACACTGGATCCCAATGATGAGAATATCATTCTag AAATTCCTGATGAAAAGGAGGAAACAACGTCACATTCCccatcaaaagaaaataaaaaggaaaatgcaatCAAAAAGAGCCGCATCCTATTGGGAAAGACTGGGGTGATAAAAGATGAGCCACAGCAG AACATGTCCCAGCCCGAAGTGAAGGACCCCTGGAACCTTTCCAATGACGAGTTCTACTATCCCAAACAGCAGGGCCTGAGGGGGACCTTCGGCGGAAACATCATTCAG caCTCCATCCCGGCACTGGAGCTGAGGCAACCCTTCTTCCCCACTCACATGGGGCCCATGAAGCTTCGCCAGTTTCATCGGCCAACTCTGAAGAAGTACTCATTTGGAGCATTGGCTCAGCCAGGTCCTCATGCTGTCCAGCCGCTGCTTAAACACATCAAGAAGAAGGCCAAG ATGCGAGAGCAGGAACGGCAGGCATCAGGTGGAGGAGACATGTTCTTCATGCGAACACCACAGGACTTGACAGGTAAAGATGGAGATCTGATCCTGGCAGAGTACAGTGAGGAATACGCCCCTCTGATCATGCAGGTCGGCATGGCCACTAAGATCAAAAACTACTACAAAAGG aaacctggaaAAGATCCTGGAGCACCTGACTGTAAATATGGAGAGACTGTGTACTGCCACACATCCCCTTTCCTCGGTTCTCTGCATCCTGGACAGCTGCTCCAG gCGTTTGAAAACAACCTTTTCCGTGCTCCAATCTACCTGCACAAGATGCCAGAGACTGATTTCTTGGTTCTCCGAACACGACATGGCTACTACATCAGAGAGATTGTGGACATTATTGTGGTTGGTCAGGAGTGCCCCTTGTTTGAGGTTCCTGGTCCCAACTCCAAACGAGCCAATACCCACATCAGGGACTTCCTTCAG GTGTTCATTTACCGCTTGTTCTGGAAGAGCAAGGATCGGCCCCGGAGGATCCGCATGGAGGATATAAAGAAAGCATTTCCTTCACACTCGGAGAGCAGCATCAGAAAACGACTAAAACTCTGTGCTGACTTCAAACGTACAG ATAGGAATCTGAGCAGGGACAGAGATTTTTACGCCTACTATGGATTTTATCCTGAAG GGATGGACTCGAACTGGTGGGTGCTGAAGCCTGACTTCAGATTACCTACAGAAGAAGAGATCAGAGCCATGGTGTCTCCAGAGCAATGCTGCGCTTACTATAGCATGCTGGTGGCCGAGCAGAGACTCAAG GATGCTGGATATGGTGAGAAATCCTTCTTTGCTCCGGAAGAAGAGAACGAAGAGGACTTTCAAATGAAGATTGACGATGAG GTGCGCACAGCTCCATGGAACACAACAAGAGCCTTCATCTCTGCCATGAAGGGGAAATGCCTGTTGGAGGTTACAGGAGTGGCTGATCCTACAGGCTGTGGAGAGGGTTTCTCCTATGTCAAAGTGCCCAACAAGCCAACTCAGCAGAAG GATGACAAAGAGCCACAACCTGCCAAGAAGACGGTGACTGGGACAGACGCTGACCTGAGGAGACTCTCACTGAAGAATGCCAAGCAGCTGCTGCGCAAGTTTGGTGTTCCAGAGGAAGAA aTCAAGAAGCTCTCTCGCTGGGAGGTGATTGACGTGGTCAGGACCATGTCTACAGAGCAGGCACGTTCAGGTGAGGGACCCATGAGCAAGTTTGCCAGAGGGTCTCGTTTCTCTGTTGCTGAACACCAGGAGCGCTACAAGGAAGAGTGTCAGAGGATCTTTGACCTGCAGAACAA GGTGTTAGAATCGACAGAGGTGCTCTCCACggacacagacagcagctcagcagagGACAGTGACTTTGAAGAGATGGGGAAGAACATTGAGAACATGCTGCAGAACAAGAAGACCAGCTCCCAGCTTTCCcgtgagagagaggagcaggagaggaaggagctgcagaggatGCTAATGGGCGAGGAGAGTGACCGTGACAACAAAGGACGCAAGGAGCGGCGCAAAGGCTTGT CCAGTTCCTTGTCCACCAGCTCACACAAGGACGACGATACGTCCTCTGTCACAAGCCTAAACTCTTCGGCCACAGGACGACGGCTGAAGATCTATCGCACCTTCAGGGATGAGGACGGCAAGGAATATGTCCGCTGTGAGACAGTACGCAAGGCATCAGTCATTGATGCCTACACCAGGATCAGAACCACCAAGGATGACGAATTCAT ACGAAAGTTCGCCCTCTTCGATGagcaacacagagaggagatgaggaaggagCGCAGACGTATTCAGGAGCAGTTGAGGAGACTGAAGAGAAACCAAGAGAAGGACAAGATCAAGGGACCCCCAGAGAAGAAGGCCAAGAAGGTCAAAGAGAGACCAGACCTCAAGGTAAAA CTAAAGTGCGGCGCATGTGGAGCCATAGGACACATGAGGACCAACAAGTTCTGCCCACTGTACTATCAGACCAATGCCCCGCCTTCTAACCCAGTTGCCatgacagaggagcaggaggaggagctggaaaagaCCGTCATCCACAACGACAATGAGGAACTGATCAAAGTGGAGGGCACCAAGATTGTACTTGGCAAACAGCTCATTGAGAG tGCTGATGAGGTCCGCAGGAAGTCTTTAGTGCTCAAGTTCCCCAAGCAACAGCTCCcaccaaagaagaaaagacgtgtAGGCAGTGCTGTGCACTGTGACTATCTCAAT AAACCACATAAGGCCATCCACCGCAGACGCACTGACCCCATGGTGACCTTGTCTTCTGTGCTAGAGAGCATCATCAACGACATGCGCGATCACCCCAAT ACATATCCATTCCACACACCAGTCAACGCCAAGGTTGTGAAGGACTATTATAAGATCATCACTAGACCCATGGACCTGCAGACACTGAGGGAGAATGTACGCAAACGGATGTACCCGTCGAGGGAGGAGTTCCGTGAAGCAGTGGAGGTTATCGTCAAAAACAGCGCCACCTACAATG GGGCAAAGCATCCGATAACACAGGTAGCACAGTCCATGCTGGACCTGTGCGATGCTAAACTGAAGGAG aagGAGGACAGGCTGGTGAGGCTGGAGAAAGCCATCAACCCACTGttggatgatgatgatcaggTGGCCTTCTCCTTCATCCTGGACAACATAGTGACCCAGAAAATGATGGTGGTTCCTGAT TCATGGCCATTCCATCATCCTGTCAACAAAAAGTTTGTGCCTGATTATTATAAGGTGATTGTAAACCCCATGGATCTGGAATCCATCCGCAAG AACATCTCAAAACACAAATACCAGAACCGAGATGCCTTCCTTTCAGATGTCAGTCTTATCCACACCAACAGCATCAAGTACAATG GCCCAGACAGTCCTTACACCAAGACAGCCCTGGATATTGTCAATGTGTGCAAGCAGACCTTGGCGGAG tACGATGAGCACTTGACCCAGTTGGAGAAGGACATCTCGACTGCTAAAGAGGCAGCTCTGGATGCAGCAGACTTGGAGAGTCTGGACCCAATGACTCCAGGGCCATACACACCACAG CCTGCTGATCTGTTTGACAGCGGGGCTTCAGGGAGTCTGCCCAGAGAGCCCAGCAGCCTTTTCTCTGAGGGACCTCTAGTGGTTGCTCCAGAGAAGAGAGGGGGGCAG GGACGCCACAGCAGAAGACCTGGGGAGGAAGAGTCAGATGTGGACATTGAAGGCtttgaggaggaagatgatggcAAACCCAAGACTCCTGCTCCT GCAGAGGATGCAGAAGGAGATCTTGAGGacgaagatgatgaagaggagatgTTACTGCCACCTCGCAGACGGGTGCACGaccaggaggaagaagaggaggaggaagaagatgatgaaggaAGATCGAACCGCCCTGCCCAAGCCAGCGTGCTGTACCAGGACCTGCTCATGTCTGATGGAGAGGATGACGCCAGTGAAGAGGAGGGCGACAACCCTTTCTCCT CCATTCACCTGTCGGAGAGCGGCAGCGACTCTGACAGAGAGGTGGATGTGCGACCTCCACCTCCACGGAGAGCTCAAGAGACAGCACGCATGGGTATGGAGCAGGATGAGAGCATGATGTCATACGATGGTGATGGACCTGATGAGCCTCACATGGAAGACAGCAACGTCAG TTACGGCAGCtatgaggagacagagagccGCAGTCAGATGCAGCCTTCTAGCATGGGAAATGGAGAAGAATACGGcatcagtgaggaggaggaggaagatgaagaagatgaagcaCGGAGGAGAGGACCAGCTGTGCTCTCCCAGGTCCAACTAAGTGAAGACGAGGAGAGCGAAGAGTTCAGATCTATCGGGGGAGACAGCGACATGGACTCTGACAACTAG